In Rosa rugosa chromosome 4, drRosRugo1.1, whole genome shotgun sequence, the genomic stretch GTTACAAGACTTTGATGTTTGAGGGAGAGTTTTTACATTTAAGATGTGCATGCCACATTATAAATTTGATAGTTAAGGATGGTCTGAAGGAGTTACAAGATGGGATTGCTGCTATATGGAATTGTGCCAAGTATGTTAGGAGTTCATCAAGTCGTCTTGACAAGTTTAGGGAGTTTGCTGTTTTGGAACAGTGCAGGGCAAATGCCAATGTTCCATTAGATGTAGTCACAAGATGGAACAGCACATACCTCATGCTTGAAGCTGCACTTAAGTATGAAGCTGTGTTCGGCAGAATGGGTGAAGAAGACTGCAATTTTAAAGCTTATTTCGAAGAAACGGACAGAAATGGCAAACCCAGGGTTGGACCACCATCTAGTGAGGATTGGAGGAATGCAGAagcattttgtttgtttttgaagaAGTTTTATGAAGCTACTGTGAAGCTGAGCGCATGGAAGAAGATCACTGCCAATATATTATTTGTTGAAATGGTTACATTGCAAACTGAGATTGACAAGGCCATGAATGCAGAAGATGAAGTTTTAAAGAGGGTTGCCACTTCAATGAAGGCCAAGTTCAACAAATATTGGGGAAGCTTCGAATCGGTGAACAAGATAATCATGATAGCTAATGTTCTTGACCCAAGATACAAGCTGCAGTGGGCTAAAGTAACAATGCAAAAAGTCAATGCAAGCTACGAGACAATTCATTCAATACAAGGGGACTTAAAGAAAATTTTGCTGAAGATGTATGATGAATACAAAGCCAATGAAGGCAGCAACGAAGCTGAACCGTACATGGGAGAAGATCTAGGATTCGAAGGGGATGACTTGGAGAATCTTGATGAAGTCAGCAAGCAAATAGCAAGGGAGAGGATGGCAGAGCAGTCACAATGCATACGAAATGAGGTTGATCAGTATTTATCAGATAGGTATGTTAGCCTCCTTGCAAAGAATTTTGAAATTCATAAGTGGTGGAAGGCCAATGAGTTAACCTATCCAATCCTATCAAAGTTAGCAAAGGATGTTTTTGCTGTTCCTTGATCAACGGTGCCTTCGGAGAATGCATTTAGTTTGGGATCAAGAGTGGTGGATCCTTTTAGAGCTTCATTGACACCAAAAATGGTGGAAGCCCTTGTTTGCAGTTCGGACTGGTTAAAGTCTGATCCCCCCAACTTCTACAAAGATCCCACTGACGATGACCTTGAAATGTATCACTCTTTGGAGGAACTTGAGAGGGGTAAGCTACTCATATTGTTTGTTACTTTGTTTCGTATTTTATGAGTCATGATATTGTTTTTAACCTTGTCTTTGTTATTTTGCAGAAAATGCTTTTAATCAAGGAATGGAGTCAACATTGACCAATCTCAGCTCTACACAAGCTGATGCATAGCAGGCAACAGCCAACATCGTGAGCTTTCTTGTTCAACGTTAGAAATTGCAATAACTGCCTAAATTCTTCTTCATTGATTGAATTTGCAGAACTGCCAgcattcttaatttcttattcttTTCAACTAAAATTTATTTGCAGAAACTTTGACTCTTTGAGTGAGGCAGGGAGCACAACAAGCAAGTATGAAGTGACGATGAGATGAAATTTGAGTCTTTGAAAGTTTGAATACTTTGTTTTCAACTATTGTCCGCTTTGTTATTGTATGATTCATTCATTTGTGTGAACTGTAAGTGATGATATGAATTATGAAGTGATGATAAGATGAAGTGATGAACTGTAAGTGATGATATGAACTATGAAGTGTTGAActgatgatgagatgaactgTAAGTGATGAACTGAAGTTGATGTGTTATTTGATTGTTTTTGATTTGTTATTTGATTGTTTTTGATGTGTGATgaagtgatgaactgatgatgaTATGAACTCTGGGCCTTTAAATTCAGATATGTTATTTCACTTATTTGATTGTTTTTTATTTGCTTTCAGTTATTCAGTTGTTGACAGGTTAGggattgaaaattttcatttgggCCGTAGCTAAAAGCTGGTCCAATCTTAAActcggttggaggcccaaccaaccgcTACCAACCGACACCAACCGAAACCGAGCagtcggtataccgacttcGGTGGCCGGTAGTGGTACTACATTTTGAGTACCAACAAGTTCTGGTACGGTATGCGGTTTCGGACTTGAAGGTCCGGTACCGTACCGAACCCAGCCCTAGATAGAAGGGTCTGGACTTGGTTTTGATAGAGGTTGCCGTTGTTTTCATGCGATAGAAGGGAGTGGGTTTAGCTCTTTTCAATCTTCGATCTGTCGGTAAAAGGTAATGATGAATGATCTGCTCTTCCCTTTTGAAATCTCATCTCCCAGATTTGATATGGAATTTGGAATTTTGATTCTTTGATTAATTTGATGTGAGATTTGCCAATAATTGATCGTGTTTGGGTAGGTGATCTGCTACAACTAAACCAATCGTGCTTGGGTTTTGGGTCTTGAAGATAATCGTGCTCGACCAACCAGGTGAGGGGTTTTGTGCTCTGATCGAGATAATCGTGTCTATTTTTCATTTAATCTCTTGAATTTGGTTGTTTCGTCCTTGGGTGTGGAAGTCTTCTTCTGCTAtctttttcttatatattgtgTGGTTTGGTGTttattgggtttttggttttcgtTGGTTTTTTAACTGATATGAGTTTTGGTGTTTTAGAGATTTTGTCTATTATTTGGATTTTGGAATTGTTCTAATttgggatttattttgttttgttttttttttcttcctttctgcTCATTATCTCCTCTTATGTCAACTGATGTTTTTTTGTAAATCTCAGTGCTCTTGCCTCCTCTGGGATATTgctgttttttttgtttgattttgttctttttttcttggttTAGTTAGTGGTTGTCAGTGTGAGTGCGGGTTAAGGggagggttttgattttggttttttgtgattttgaatCTGTGGATAAAAGGTAATGATGAACGTTGGATTAATTgggtttgttttcatgtgatagAATTGATAGAATGGAGAAAAGCCAAACCATTCCAATCTTGGATCTGTGGGTGACAGGTAATGATGAATCTTGCTCTTTCTTTTTGatctggaattttttttttcactacttCCATGGATGTTGCCTATACTTTGAAAAGGCAGGAAAGACCTGTATCGTATGAATTTGgtgcttttctttatttctttcatGCTTTCCTTGGTAATGTTTCAATTGTTTATAACTTTGTACCACTGTCCCTATCATAGCCTCTACATAATGTTTTGTGAATGGTGAAGCTTTTACATTAGATTTTGATATCCAAGCACTAAAGTTAACTCAATCTCCATGTACATCTACATTAGGGCTTATGTTGTCTGTAGTTTGATATCGGAGGTTCGATAATTTTGTAAATGTAAGGAATTATATTGTTATCAAAGATTTGATAGAGAATTTGGATAGAATAGTGGAATTAATTAATTTTGTAGATGTGAgaaattatattgcaggtactgTTTGATATAGGGTTGCAAATAATTGGTCCGATAATTGATTATTTGTAGATTTGATATAGGGTTGGTGTTTTGTTGTTGGGTCATAGTGTTACCATCGAGCTGCCCATAGAAGGTGATCATTGGTGACTTTGTCTTCTTTCGTGATCTACTGAAATAGGTTTTTGAATGCGAGAAGTTAATGAATCATGTGTGGTGATATATAGCTTCATTAAGCAACTGTCCTGCTGAATTGCATTGTATTCATTGTTTTCTACTAAACAATAATTTATCATGTTTGGGTAGGTGATCTGCTACAAATAAACCAATCGTGCTTGGATTTTGAAGATAATCGTGCTGGACCAACCAGGTGAGGGGTTTTGTGCTATGATCGAGATAATCATGTCTATTTTTCATTTAAtctcttcaatttgattgtttCGTCCTTGGGTCTGGAAGTCTTCTTCTACTATTCTTTTCTTATATTTTGTGTGGTTTGGTGTttattgggtttttggttttcgtTGGTTTTGAACTGATATGAGTTTTGATATTTTAGGGGTTTTGTGTGTGCTTACCCTTTTTGTTTTATctattatttggttttggaattGTTCTAATttgggatttattttgttttttttttctttctttctgttcatTATCTCCTCTTATGTCAACTGGTGTTTTTTTGCAAATCTCAGTGCTCTTGCCTCCTCTGGGATATTGctgtttttttgtttgattttgttctttttttcttggttTAGTTACTGGTTGTCTGTGTGAGTGCGGGTTAAGGGGAGGGTTTTGATGCGTGTTAAGAGGTTGGGCGTTGTTTTGACGCGATAGAAGGGTGATTTTGATTTTCACGCGATATAGAAGGGAGTGGATTTAGCTCTTAGAATTTGGAATTTTGATTCTTTGATTTGATGTGAGATTTGCCAATAATTGATCGTGTTTGGGTAGGTGATCTGCTACAACTGAACCAATCGTGCTTGGGTCTTGAAGATAATCGTGCTAGACTAACCAGGTGAGAGGTTTTGTGCTATGATCGAGATAATCGTGTCTATTTTTCATTTAATCTCTTGAATTTGGTTGTTTCGTCCTTGGGTCCGGAAGTCTTCTTCTGCTATCTTTTTCTTATATTTTGTGTGGTTCGGTGTttattgggtttttggttttcgtTGGTTTTGAACTGATATGGGTTTTGTGTGTGTTTTCAGATATGGATGGTTGATTGGAACGGGGCCGTAACTTCTTTTACATTATTGTTTCTGCAATTAGCTGAAGTTCAGACAAAGCATATATGGTCCTTTTTGTTCCTTGCTGCGGAATAATCGACCCAATTTCAGGTCAGTTTTCCACTTGCAAGTAATCTAAGTTTTTCATCTGGAGTTCCCAGCTTTAGCTTGCTTTAAGTCCAGGGATGAAGAACCAAATATTATTCTCAAGGCTATGGTTGTTTTGGAGCTTTTGTCAAGAAATTAGCTATTGTTTATAGTTAAATGATCTGTTCACTACTATGATTTGTCATTAAATTGGGAACAAGAGAGATTACCAACTTGACTTAGCCCACTCACTTTTATTTGAATGTTAATAATCTAGGTGGAGAGATTCCTCTTGAGAGCGGAAAGATGGGCAGCTTAGAAGCTTAGCTCTGTTTCTTTcagcaattttttattttttattttaatttttttttttatgattttgaTTTCTGTACGCATTTGATTAGTTTGTTTAGAGTGAGCATGATGATTTGAACTATTTGCATGTTACTGAATTAGTGTACTCTTTGTAACTTGGGGGCTAAAAGTTTAGTTGAGAAGGACCAAAGAGTTGTTGGTCTAGCGGTCAGTCCCTTGGTTTGCTCCCAAGTGGTCTGGGGTTCGACCCTCTCCCAAGGTACCCACCTAGCAATTGCTAGAGTTTCCAATTCCCCAAATGTTGTGGGGTCAGGCGGGGGACCTAGGGATTAGTCGGGTCAAAGACTCGGATACcctagtctcaaaaaaaaaaaaaaaaagtttagttGAGAAGGTGTTGATGGTAGTGGCATGGTGAGATAACCTAAGTGGTGGCCTATGCTTTACTAGTCTTGAATGTGAAAATTCTAGATAAAATTAGTTTGCTTCAATTTTTGAAGAGGTTTCTGCTATGCCTTTCGTTAATTGAATTACGTGTGCTCATGCAGCGGTTCAGAAATTTGATGAGATCGCAAAACAATCTATGTCAGAAGGTGATAACAGCAAAGTCTACTAACCCCAAATTATCATTCATGACATATCAGACAAGGTATGTTGCTGCATTCCCTTAGTCATCAGGTTTCTTGATAAATATTATACTTACTCTATATCATTTTTGATTTACCTGAATAAATACTTTTGAATCTATATCATTTTTGATTTACCTGAATAAATACTTTTGAATGTATTTGGTGTACAATTATATCACATAGCTCAACTTATATATATCACATGAGCAATTGAAGAATGAACAAGAAAGCCATGGATTGAAGAGTGATTAGTATTTGCTGGCATTGAACTTTTCTCTCAAAGAATGAGCTTTTCCTCTATAATAGTCTGATTCTCAACTTCTAATCTCTATTTCTGGCAATTCAATACTGCATCTCAATTCAAAAGTATGACTACTTGACAGTGACGAACTTACTGATTTTGTTTGATCACTATCTGTCAGGGATTAGTAGAAAACTGGAGAATACATACAAAAGTCAAGACAAAGTTGCACTTCATGAAAGCTCCAACCAAGATGAATGAAAAAGTAATCTGCTTTCCAAGTTTTTTAATACTTAGTTTTCCAAAAACAGTTTCACACTATTAGAGAAGTTTAAATTGTTTTGATTTAAACTTTGCTTTAACTGTTCTCTTTACCACAAATTATGGCATTCAATTTCAATGAGAAGCTTCCAGATAGTGTTCAACTCTTCTAGAattaaagttgacatttttggATAAAATTCTGTGATGAATCTTTTACTTCACACTCAGTGATTCCTTTATCTTCATCATTTTTCTCAATTTTAGTTACTCTATGTTTCCCCTATCTCGCAAAATTTTCTAACCAAATCTGATTGCTGTCTTTCCTAATTCTTCTTTGACCCGCCTGATTATAAGACTGGTTTTCAACACAAGGCCATAGAGAAGTTACCTTCTTTCACTAAATTTCATTATGGATTGTTCATTTATGTGACTTAAGAATCAATGAAAGATTAAAATGGCATTTTGTTGAAGCCACcatgtttttcactttttcacTTCCCCCTTTTTTAACACTACACAGAAAATatctggatatatatatatatatatatatatatatatatatatatatatatatatatatatatatattccacacttaaaaacaaggcaaataaAAGACCAATTATTGACACCCTCTTTTACTTGGAGAGAATCTCTCATGCACCCAAATTTTTTGGATAATACAGAACCTATAAATCATTTTATAATCAAATATGTAATGGCCCCTTTAAGCTTAAGCACAAGCTATGCAGCTTTTGAGGTTGAACTATCGTTAAAATTCACTTATTAAATTGATCAATAGAAACATATTATAATACCTAGATTTGCTATTTTTGGGGTTTTAATAATGTTGTTTGAATACTGAGCCATGTTTAAATTTGACGACCTGTTATTATTGATGTGATAGAGATTCTTTTTATGGCTACTGATAAAATTGATAATATTAGCTGTTGGAGATCCTGTAATCACTTTGATACCTGATAATATTAGAAGTGCCTATGTAATAACCCATttcttttaatcaaagcaaaacaaCATTGCTTTTACTTTCATGATTTCGATGCTTTACCTTTAATGATTATGCTTAATTAGTAGGGTTACTGATTGAGTTGATTTTGATCGACCGacgctctctctcactcacactctccctctctctcactcacactctcactctctctatcGGCCGAACCCAGCAACAATCAGAGCACGGTTTCTCCAATCTCTCTCTAGCACCACAGACCACCAAACCACACCGGACCACGTCCTACGCCTTCACCTCTTCCTTGGGCAGCTGCCGGTGGTATCCTTTGGCCGTCTCGTGaaccgtacacggcggtggagcacgaggccgGTTTAACCCGATTTGGTCCCGAGCTTGATAACTCGAGCTACAAGCCACCAATCCTTGCCAAACTCCATCCTCAGGTTCGTCTCAACCTTCTGAAACTCCCAGAAGcacccttgcacggcggcgcggcTCGTAGCAGCGGCTGAAGTCAACCCCGAGTTAGATCGAACGGAACTTTCGATCCAGATATCTcaagctgtagagcttcgtttcgAGTAATTCTTGAACTGGGGAGatcaccttgagtttctgaaaaaatctccagaaggaatcgaagcgatttGTGGAATTTTTTACGTGGATCGGAGCacctgccggattctggaatttttccgaccaccgaagctttcgatcgatatatctcgagctacagaccatatttttctgtgattcttgaaccactgagttcaccttgagtttcttaacaactctccagaagggatcgaagcctgaaattgaagttttgacgtcgaaattgaacctcgccggattctgcaaattttcgccggattctggaaattttccggccacctcgactgttctaggtaatttccgaccacttcctttcgttttcagacttcatgctagttatgaaagtggatcaactcgtcattttgaacaagtttgtagttgacgacttttgcatcggaggtggttgaccgtcgttgaccgccgcgttgaccgcccactgaccgccgcttgtggcggcgtattcgaccatatttcgagtttttattatctaggtgatgatctacgcatccttacgagcgttttgatatattacaaggtcattttagaaaacgttgataaatagtggatttacgttttgacgttactatttaacgttttgacgttttatcttcggtttacgatctgctaagatccgaccgtcagatttacttcaaatttgaatatgttgatcgtatgactgtcccgatgactttgtgtggtcacgggcgaagatccgaccgttggatcttcgtataattgtgaaatagtgattcggaaggcgattcgtgagaatctgactgtcggattttcgtataattttgaggagatgtttgttagagtgattcaagaagatctgaccgttggatcttcgtgataattttggaggatgatcctaagggcgatccgtgaggatccgaccgttggatcatcatataaattcgatctgaccgttggatcatcattaaattagaatccgaccgttggatttccgtatatgtgtggtttatgaatgattgctaagttaagatcgtatctgactaggtgattgacggtttgagttggtggacgattgtggatcgtattttgagctgaattgaagacgcagcgggattatcgaggtgagtaaacctcacgtggttcatattacgaacccaatacatttaattatgatattttattgcaatcatatgaactatagttggtattaataggcattcctgtgtgaatgtctgtatatatattatttacgtgaaataatatgtattgttggagttgtgttgagttattgttgagaaacaatatattgtgagaggtattgagtttattgttgagaaacaatatattgtgagaggtattgagtttattgttgagaaacaatatattgtgagaggtgttgagttttattgttgaggaacaataaattgttgtgatctgtggagatcactaggtcacaaggtgaccatggcatctattagtgaatcacgctcttgtaccgggctggtggttattaatagtattaaatcgtaatcacgtctgtggccggacgagtggttacgttcagttagagctctagtctgtctgccaaatgtggagtgaccttatgagtgaaattgagagtaactcataagtgtctatatatatgtggtaaccttatgagggaa encodes the following:
- the LOC133742762 gene encoding zinc finger BED domain-containing protein RICESLEEPER 3-like, whose translation is MWAHTRKCATHPLHAEPDPKQAKLNRDNVSGGASYHKYNKKRCDDRCINMIIKDELPFRHVEKEGFKAFCKELEPQWPGMDRKQAANGVLDKYNFEKAVLLSQLKANETRISITTDTWTSIQNINYLVLTAHFMDSDWKLHKRIINFCTITSHKGEEIGRRRLTSYKTLMFEGEFLHLRCACHIINLIVKDGLKELQDGIAAIWNCAKYVRSSSSRLDKFREFAVLEQCRANANVPLDVVTRWNSTYLMLEAALKYEAVFGRMGEEDCNFKAYFEETDRNGKPRVGPPSSEDWRNAEAFCLFLKKFYEATVKLSAWKKITANILFVEMVTLQTEIDKAMNAEDEVLKRVATSMKAKFNKYWGSFESVNKIIMIANVLDPRYKLQWAKVTMQKVNASYETIHSIQGDLKKILLKMYDEYKANEGSNEAEPYMGEDLGFEGDDLENLDEVSKQIARERMAEQSQCIRNEVDQYLSDRYVSLLAKNFEIHKWWKANELTYPILSKLAKDVFAVP